NNNNNNNNNNNNNNNNNNNNNNNNNNNNNNNNNNNNNNNNNNNNNNNNNNNNNNNNNNNNNNNNNNNNNNNNNNNNNNNNNNNNNNNNNNNNNNNNNNNNNNNNNNNNNNNNNNNNNNNNNNNNNNNNNNNNNNNNNNNNNNNNNNNNNNNNNNNNNNNNNNNNNNNNNNNNNNNNNNNNNtttccttccgcgagaggtacgacagtgcctctcggaaacggcttCCAGAAAGGAAAAAAGTgttttcggttcggtttttttgtgaaaaaagttcgtcaaaatctatcaacatgggatctagttttaaagatctcgatgcaagaaatccaacgataaaaacgattcgagatttggacgtacggtttaaaagataaaatcGTTTTGAATAGACCGATCtacgaaaaagggaaaactcccaggttatgacaagtgacgcacatgcaatGCACCAATTATGACGACCTAAGAAGATGAAAGTGATCTTTGGAAGAAGTACTCCTCAATTACTGATTTTCGAACAAAAGGTTCAATTTGGGAAGGATTCCCGAACGAACGAATACGCCGTGCGCTAATACTGCCGGCCCATCGATCACAATTCAGTCAGACCCAAAAAAAATGCTAGCACAGCCCTTTTGCTactgttgcactacaaaaaaaagccCAAAACCCATAGAGAAAAAACATAACACCCTTGTGAACAGAACCACACAAATCGATTTGCCATCATATATGAGATGAAATTACCTATTATCTAAAAAAAACATATATAACAACTAAAGCTGCCATCATGTTCAAGATGGATCAAAACATAAAAACTTAAAAATACTCCCTCCATGTCAACATATAATTCGCCTTTTGACACTACCATAGTgtcaaaaatgtcttatattttgatgCACAGGGAGTATGTTTTAAGCCACGTCGGCACAAGCAAGTTATGTTTCAACTTATGTTTGCCACTGTTTCATATAAAAGAAAGATGGCaaaaaagaaaatttgaaaacAAGAATGTGAAAGAGTCTAATGAAAAAAATTCACCATATAATCAAAATTGCAATAGTATACAATTTTTCTACAAGGTTCTTTTCAACAAAGTtgtcatgtttcaaatttttttcaaaataataataatttatgaTGGTGTGTGCGATACAAGTTTCCATGGTGGTGTACACATGAAGGTGTAAAACAATAAGTTTACCATGGTTAATAAAATTTCCCATGGTCTAATCATACATTTTGACCGTGTTTAAACTAATAAAATGTCCATGGTCCAAAATATAATTTTACCATGGTCTTAAACTACAGAAAAGTAGCCATGGTTCATTTTTTCCATggtagaaatatatatatatatatttgccaTATTATGAAGTATGAATTTTCCACGGCTAAACCAAAAAAAATTCCATGGTCAAGATTTTTTTTGCCATGTCCAAACAATGAATTTTCCATGGTTCAAACAAATAAAAATGTCATGCTCAGATAAAATAACCTTGCCATGGTTAAAAAGGTAAATTTGCCATAGACAAAAATAAAATTTGCCATGTTACACAATTAAAATTTGCCATGATATAGTACTAAAACAAATAATGTTCTCTAAAAATGATGGCAAACATGGAAAAGTTTATGCCATGGTATATTTTGAACAAAGAATGGAAACTTTGTTTCTCTAGACACAGGAAATTAGATCTTAAGATGCAATGACATTGTATTTGTAGTTTCCATGGAAAATTCAAAGGACATCTTAAAAAGTTTTTCATTTTGCACATGGCAAAATTAAGACCATTATTCTCTTGAAAATGATGGAACGTGTAGGGTATTTGTTCACTAGAGACAACATAAACAACCGTTTGAAAAAATGCCGCCGAACAAGTTTTACAGCATCTACTATAGATCATCTGTATTGTTCAGATCAAGAGTCAATCGACAGCCAGGGTATTGTTTACGCTTCGTTTGTACCTGGCCGAGACTTACACCATGTGCAGGTGCCGGTAGGAGATCAAGAACAGTACATGGGAATGTGAGGCAAAATGGCAGATCAGATCAGAGGATATCAGAGGTGAACCAAGAAACCACAGGCCAATCAGAACAACAATGAGCACGCagggacgacggcgacgaatcaGTCGGTCATCAGCCGCGGGAGCATTCGGCGGGGAATCCCTGCGGGAACCGCCAGCCGTCCTGGCAGTAGTCGTAGTGCATGTAGTTCCTCCTGGCCCAGGCGACGGTGCCCTGCTCGGCCGCGCTGGGCTGCCGCCTCATCCAGCGGTCGGTGCCGGCGGGGCAGGAGAGCGGGCAGCCGTCGCCGGCGGGCACGCAGGCGTCGGCGAGGTAGCCGCGGTAGGAGACGACGAAGGGCGCGGCGGACCAGTCCACCTTCACCCTGCCCTGCTCCGTCGCCCAGTAGCTGCCGTCCCAGAGCGTGGCGTGCACCGCCATGGGCTTGGCGCCCGGGTAGGGCAGGTAGGCGTGACGGGTGAAGCAGCGGAGGAAGAGGTCGTCCACCTTGAAGATGATGTTCCTGTCGTTCCAGATGATGGTGTAGGTGTGGTAGTCGGCGGCCGGGTCGAACCAGAGGTAGAACTGCTGCTCCTTCTTGCCGTCGCCGTTGGCCCACACGTTGGTGTTGAGCGCCACCGGCTGCCCCGTGCTGTTGCCCATGAACTCCATGTCGATCTCGTCGTGCCCGGGGCCGTCGCCCGACGACAGCTGCACAGCAATGGCATCAGAAATCTATATGCTCTGTGCTCGATTTGAGCGGGAATGGAATACGTACGTAGAAGGAGGCGACGGTGCCGGCGGAATTGCCGGGGACGAGCTTGATCTGGACGCTGAACTGGCCGTAGAGGTAGCTTTGCCGGGAGCGGAAGGCAGCGCCGGACTGGCGGTCGAGGAGGAGCGACGCCACCTGCTGCCCCCGCGCGTCGTAGCCCACGCGCACGTTGCCCTCCGTGGCGAACTCCTCGTACAGCCACGAGTCCGCGGCCGCCAGCAGCGCCACGGCGGCGGACATGGCAGCCCGGCCCGCCATGATCGACGGCGCTCTGCTTCCCGGGAGAGACGAGGACGAGGAGGCCAGTGGAGCGAGACGGGTATGGTTAGTGCGGTCGGTTCGGTTTGCGCGGCGGCCAGGCGAGCACGGCACGGCGAGGTGGGCTTTTATAGTGCGCTCGTTCGATGCTCGTCTCTGGGCGGGGGGCAAACGTTTTGCGGATGCGCGAGCGCCGAGTGGCGACGCGTCCCCGTGACGACGACGGGATTATCGCTCCGTTGCcataaccgagggagcgagcgcgGCTTTCCTTGCTGGGCATGGGCAAGCGTGCACTCATGCTCACGTGAGCAGCGGAGGCGGTGGTTCACGCGTCGTGTGGCCGCCGTCGCTGTCTTTTGCACGGGCCATATATACTCTCGCTCGCTTTCAGAGCTCCCGCGCGCGGGCGGATACGTGCCGCAGGAGTCGGTGCCCTGTGCGTGTCAGGTAGACGGTGGGAGCGGGGATGGACCGACGCGCGGTGGACGATAAGGCGCGTGACGTGTACATTGACTACAAGGTGTGTAAATTAATTGATTGTTTacaatttttctttctttctttcttcttgaaGAGTAATATCAACGTCACCAATTCATTCTTCCTTGTAAAACCTCGTTATTTCGATTTCTTTCAATTTTTATTGATTTTAAAGGGTAATACAAATGccattgatttatttattttttccttatAAAACCTCGCTATTTTGGTTCCGCTTTACTTTTTCTTTTCCTTATTTAAGTGCAATACCAATGACACTAATCCATTCCTTCTTATATGGTATTACGCGTAAATTCCGCTGTCATacgcttattcttgcatatttttaaaaaatgcatttgtctgtgtgcgcgcgcgcgtgcaaATTGTCATTGCTCAATTTATTTTTTACAATATCTTTCTTTTCAAAGGGTAaaaccaatgccactaattcattcttccttagaaacATTATTACGTTCATTTTGCttcagtttttattttattttatttcttcttaaagggtaataccaaagcCGCTAGTTCATTTTTTCTTAACTTCATAATTTTGTTTTTtctagtttttatttcatttttgcttTTTCTTAATGGTAatgccaatgccactaattcattccttcttaggaaacttccttttgtgaaaatttcactattatatgcttattcttccATATTATAAAAGAGCATAATTTCCGTGTAAATTATGTGCAAAatttgtcattcttttttttcattttctttcttctcaaagggtaatatcaatgccactaattcattctttcttagaaaacttcattttttattttttattatgttATCTCATTTTATTTGTTTTCAGGGTAATACAAGTGCTACTTACTCATTTTCCTTACAAAATTTCATCATTTTGactattttcttctttttttttatttttagggtaATACAAAATGTCACTTATTCACTCCTTCTTAGGAAACTTTTTTTTTGCTAAAATCCCGCTATTATATGCTAAATTTTGCATATTATAAAATAGTGCAGTTTTTGTGTTAAtttgtgcaaattttgtcattgtTTATTTAagattatttttattttctttcttcttaaagggtaccAATGCCGCTAATCCCTACAAAATTCATTAGTTTTTTAGTATTAGTATAGGGGAAGAACAAGGCTGGTTGTCCACGTCACCGAGTTCTGAAGTATCCTATGCGGATGAGCTCCTTGGTGGGGAGCATGGAGATTATATCATTATCAGCATGAACTTTCTCTAGAGGGTTAAAAAGACGAGCGACAGGTATCTCACTGCAGTCAAGATTCAGGGGAGCGGCGCCCCATAGAGGGCCACGGCGACGGCGGACACGGCAGTCCGACTCGCCATGGTGCTGGCTGCGGGTGCTCTGCTTCTTGGTCGAGATGTGAAGGCGCGCGACGGTTAGTGCAGTGAGACGGGCATGGTTCGTGCGGCCGGTGCGCGCGGCGGCGGAGCAGAGCATAGCACGGCACAGGAGGTGGCGCCGGTTTTATACTGCTTTGGGCAAGGTCAGCGGCGGGGCAGAGCGGACGTTCTGCTGGCCGGTCACGGGCGCCGCGGTGCCCAacagcgacggcgggcggcggtggtTCACGCGTCGTCTGGCCGCCGCCGctgtcatctccacgggccatattCGCTCGCTTTCAGACTCCCCACGCGCGCAGATGCAGTACGAGTGGGTGCCCTGTGCGTGTCAGGATCGAGTTGAAGCAAATATATGTAGGATTAGTACAAGTGTACAACGATGATCTGTAACAGCACTAGCCGAACATGCTCTTATCCACAACAAGTCATATAGCAACCTAGTAAGTACAGTATAAGCTAGCCATCGTTGCAAAGTATAGCAATGGAATGGTGGATATCTGATGAGAGGCCTTCACCTTGGTGATATCCGAGGAAGTATGCTCCCGTCCTGCTCGGTGCCGCATTCATGTGTACAAAAGATGTACATAAACTATTTTCCGACGCAACGTAGACaaaataagttggttgctctcatATAGGATTAGCACAACAAGGTGCAACGGCAGTAGCAGAATGTGCTCTCTCTCATGATGGATCAGCACAATAGGCTGTAACAGCACTGGCAGAATGTGCTCTGAACACTAACAAGTCATCATAGCGACCTGTAAGGCACCGTTACAAAGATGGATATGTTGAGAAAGATGATTAGACAATACCACTACACCAGGGCCGGATCCGATTATCCGAACCAAACACATGCTCTGCTAGTAAAGTTATGCGGATGAAATGGTTTCTGTAAAGATGCCTGAACTGAAAGAGAACCGATTGtccacactatatctctctatataGGCTGCTAGTGCAGGGAAGCACTTGTTGCACAGCAAGGACCGACAAAAATGGATACCGGAAGTTCACCTTGGTGGTATCAGAGGACAGAGGCAGTGTGTTCCTGTTTTTGTTGCCGCATTCGCCCGGCAATAGTTTCAGTAGAGCAGAGCAGGAATccctttcctctccttcttttcctGCCTGGAAGATCTTCCATTCTGGCTTCTCACGGGTGGAAGATGGACACTGTCAATTGGTCTTCCAAATTGTCAAGgatgaggcggccatgagggtgtcCTAAATTTACCTGATAGAATAGCACCCTGCGGTCGCACACTGATGGATTTTCAGTTTCAGATACTGCTTCACAAGACCATATGCCACACCACCTGAGCTTGAGTTATATGTACTGCATGTGTTAAATCTGTAAGAAATAACTGCAAGAAAATCTAATTCCGCATAAGTGGCTATGGaaaacaagtactccctccatccgaaaatacttgtcatcaaaatggataaaaagagacgtatctagaactaaaatacatctagatgcatctccttttatccattttgatgacaagtatttccggacggagggagtacatgacacaACACTGTGGACATGTCAAACTGCAGTGCAAGCACTAGTGATTAGGCCATAGATGTGGAAGCTCCAATATAGACACTAGATGCGGATGCTCCAAGGCAAGGACTAGCTCTCAAAACAAAACCCCTTCATTTTTGGTACCTGTAAGGATAATATTGGACCATTTCCTGCACTAGGCACCAGACAAACTCAGAATatacttctctgaccattcaaaAAAGAATACTTTTCTACTCCAGTACTGTAAAACCAATGAGTGATGGCAAAAGGAAAATTTGTTCCTGTTAATGTCGTGCAATCTCAATCAACGGTCCCTTCAATAGAGGCAAAACTCGGGTTGTAGACTTGCAGTGTAATATGGACTCGCAGCACTGAAGTCTCTCGTGTCGCTCTCATGCTACTACTTGTATATCTCCACCACACACACCATTGGTGCTCACCCAGACTTCTGATTTCATTCAGAACCATAGAATTGCTATCACATCCAAGCAAAAGCAAGAGGATTTTATCATGGCGGAGCTCATCTTCTCGGCGGTTGTCGGGGACATGGTCGGCAGGGTGATATCTCTTCTTGCCGGCCAGTTCAAGGGCCAAGGGTGCACAGACGCCAAGCTACGGAGGATTTGCCATATGCTTGTCAAGGTTCACAGTGCAGTAGAGGAGGCCAAAGGGAGGCAGATCACAAACTGCGGCACCCTCGAGTGGCTCTCGGAGCTCAACGACGGTGTGTACCAGGGCCACTACTTGCTCGACACGGTCCGGTGCAGAGATCAGGAGCTTGAAGATGAGCATGCTGACAAGGTAGTGGGACAGCCTTTCTCTTTATCCTTGCTTAATCCTGCAAAGCGCGTGCGCGTAGCGGCGTGTGCCGTGAAGAGCCTATTGTCTCGCCATGATGTTGGTGTTGGTGAGGACATAGATAGAGTGGTAGAGATCTTGGAAACCGTATCTACTGATCTCAAGGAGTTCATGATGCTCCTACACAACTGCCAGCCCATCCATCGTCCTTTGGCTACTAATATCTTTGTCGAGGGGCAGATGTTCGGCAGACACATCGACAAAGAGAGGATCATCAACTTCCTGTTGCACGATGGTGGTCCGTCAACTGGAGAAAAAGTGGGTGTGCTTCCCATCGTCGGCGACATAGGAGTCGGGAAGACCACCCTTGCGCAGCATGTCTGCGATGACGAGAGGGTGCGCAGCCACTTTCCAATAATCTTATATTCCAATCTCTCATACACCAGGGCAATGGCAAGGGGTGAGGCAGCGTTAGTTCTAGGATCCAGACACACAGTTAAAGATGCTAAAGAATTCATCGAGTCACTGCATGTACTCAAGCAGAAATACTTCACCAAGAGGTTCTTGATGGTATTTGAAGATGTTGACGCGGACAAGCAGCAGTTGCTAGAAGAGATATTGTTGATCTTAAGACATGGAAAACATGGAAGCAGGATCATAATCACCACAAACAGCAGGGCCATTGCGGCGAGCATGGGAACGGTGCAGCCCATCAGTCTGAAGGTTATGCCACACCAggagtattggttcttcttcaaaGCGCACGCGTTTGCCGGCAGAGATGTCGAGGAGGACCCAAGGATGCTAGCAGAAGGCAAAGCGATTGCAAGGAAGCTAAATGGATCCTTCTTCGGAGCGAAAATCATCGGCGGGGTGCTGAAGGCTCATCCGAATCCTCAGTTCTGGCGCAGGGTGCTGAGAAGCAATATAGGGGGGTTATCTCTGTTGGGTGATGGAATTGAGTACATTGCAGATTTGACAGAGAATTTGCTACCAATCGGCGCAGACATGTGTAAGGTGACCATTTCTAAGAGTCCATATCCCTCTCAGACGGAGCTGGCTAGGTTGGTATATCAGGCAAGTCCTAGTGCTGGTGTTGTTGCCTCGCGTGGTGATAACGGGTTTGCAAGAGTCTTGTTGTGCAGGTCAGTGTTGCCCTTCCAATTATTGTACTACACTGCTCATTGCAGTGTCCGCGGGCCGAACTATTCACCAGAGTTCATCAAACTTGAAAGAAGTAGATTAGCCCATCTTACTCTTACTCCCATCAAGAAAAGATTTCCTAATATCAGTAATATATGTGTGTGAAGATCAGACAGGAATTATGCCTATTTACATGGAATTGACAAATTGTAGAATACTCTGTTTTGAGTTGCATTGTACTAGTTCTTGTTTATTTCTGTATTCTTAGCTTGCTTGTGTTGCCTCCCCGGTATGTACATGAAGCTAGCTCGGATAACTGTAACCTGCCCTTGATGTGTGGAATGAAAAGTAGCGAGTCTCTTATGCGGTTCCCAGAGCTGTGACAGGAGCTTGATTATCCAGACTAGTGTTCTGCGGGAGAACACTTGGGAACTAATCATGAAAATCGGGTTGGAAGTTCCATTGTGAGCTTTGCCGGCAGATTGATTAGGTTGTTTCTGGTACTTTCTAGACGACCTTCTCTCAGGATTGGCCGGGTCCTGCCATCCACTCACCGAGTATTCTAGGCGCATATGGTTTTGGGTTTAGGTTGACCCGGGCAGCTCTGGAGAAGTGGTCGTTCTAGAAGTGCTTGGGCATTGGTCTTTAGTTTTCAAACATTTGACGAGATGTACAGACATttcaaaatcaacaaagaaagTTGGTTGAAGCTAAATCGGTCAACCATTTATAGGGTCAGCACAATAAGCTGTATCAGCACTAGCAGAATATGTCATCACTAAGAAGTCATACCAGCCTATAAGCCATCGTCGCAAAAATATGGCAAGGGAAAGATGGATAACACTGAGAAAAGTATATATTCAACTTCCTGTTGATTAGACTAGCCAATACCATACCCGGGACCCAAAACCATCCACTTGCAGTGAAGTTATGGACAAGAAAAGGTTTCTGAAAACTTCCATAGATGCAATTGTTGCAAAAAGAGATGATTGTACGCCGTATATCTCCATAATACAACTGCTTGTGCATAGAAACAATTGTTGCCTTTATCAGAAAGATAAATAGAAACACTTGTGGGGCATCAGACAAGGCATGGAGGCAAAGCTCATATGTATCAGAGAAGAGGCATTCACCTTGGTGATATATGAGGAAATATGCTCCTGCTCGCTGCGGTATTCGCCCGGCGATGGTTTCAGCAGAGCAGGAACCCCCCTCATCTCCTCCTCTTCCTGCCTGGAAGCTCCTCCCGTTCTGGCTTCCCACAGGCAGAAGATGGACTGTCAATTGGTCTTGCAAATTGTCAAGGATGAGGGTGTCCTAAATTTACCTGAAATAAGAGCACTTGCTGCAGCAGCACACAGACGGTCTTCACTGATGGGTTTTCACTTTCAGACACTTCACAATACCAGATGCCACACCACCTGAGCTTGAATTGCACTCTAACTGTTAAACATGTAAGAAATCATCGCAAGGAAACCCAATTCTACAAATGTGGCTATGGAAGATGACCACACAATTGTCAGGTCAACTGCACTGCAAGCACCAGTGATTAGGCTATGGCAACTGCACTGCAGTACCTCCTTGGCTTCTAGGGATGTTGATGGTCTAAGACAAGGGCTAGGCATTCACAGCATTAGTCAT
The sequence above is drawn from the Triticum aestivum cultivar Chinese Spring chromosome 7A, IWGSC CS RefSeq v2.1, whole genome shotgun sequence genome and encodes:
- the LOC123148851 gene encoding xyloglucan endotransglycosylase/hydrolase protein 8, producing the protein MAGRAAMSAAVALLAAADSWLYEEFATEGNVRVGYDARGQQVASLLLDRQSGAAFRSRQSYLYGQFSVQIKLVPGNSAGTVASFYLSSGDGPGHDEIDMEFMGNSTGQPVALNTNVWANGDGKKEQQFYLWFDPAADYHTYTIIWNDRNIIFKVDDLFLRCFTRHAYLPYPGAKPMAVHATLWDGSYWATEQGRVKVDWSAAPFVVSYRGYLADACVPAGDGCPLSCPAGTDRWMRRQPSAAEQGTVAWARRNYMHYDYCQDGWRFPQGFPAECSRG
- the LOC123148849 gene encoding disease resistance protein RGA2, giving the protein MAELIFSAVVGDMVGRVISLLAGQFKGQGCTDAKLRRICHMLVKVHSAVEEAKGRQITNCGTLEWLSELNDGVYQGHYLLDTVRCRDQELEDEHADKVVGQPFSLSLLNPAKRVRVAACAVKSLLSRHDVGVGEDIDRVVEILETVSTDLKEFMMLLHNCQPIHRPLATNIFVEGQMFGRHIDKERIINFLLHDGGPSTGEKVGVLPIVGDIGVGKTTLAQHVCDDERVRSHFPIILYSNLSYTRAMARGEAALVLGSRHTVKDAKEFIESLHVLKQKYFTKRFLMVFEDVDADKQQLLEEILLILRHGKHGSRIIITTNSRAIAASMGTVQPISLKVMPHQEYWFFFKAHAFAGRDVEEDPRMLAEGKAIARKLNGSFFGAKIIGGVLKAHPNPQFWRRVLRSNIGGLSLLGDGIEYIADLTENLLPIGADMCKVTISKSPYPSQTELARLVYQASPSAGVVASRGDNGFARVLLCRSVLPFQLLYYTAHCSVRGPNYSPEFIKLERSRLAHLTLTPIKKRFPNISNICV